GATGCTACAAGCGAAAGGTATTGATATAAAAGGTAAGACAGTCGCTATTTCCGGTTTCGGCAACGTTGCATGGGGAGCAGCTACCAAAGCTACCGAACTGGGTGCCAAAGTGATTACAATTTCCGGTCCGGACGGATATATCTACGATCCGGATGGTATCAGCGGCGAAAAAATAGACTATATGCTCGAACTTCGTTCTTCGGGTAATGACATTGTTGCACCTTATGCAGAACAATATCCAAATGCTACCTTTGTAGAAGGAAAGCGCCCATGGGAAGTGAAAGCAGACATCGCACTTCCTTGTGCTACCCAAAATGAATTAAATGGAGAAGATGCTCAAAATCTCATAAAAAATGACGTACTTTGCGTCGGAGAAATTTCCAACATGGGATGTACTCCCGAAGCAATCGACCTCTTTATTGAACATAAGATAATGTATGCTCCGGGTAAAGCGGTCAACGCAGGCGGTGTTGCCACTTCCGGTCTGGAAATGTCTCAAAACGCAATGCACCTAAGCTGGAGTGCTGCCGAAGTGGACGAAAAGCTCCATGCAATCATGCACGGCATCCATGCACAATGCGTGAAGTACGGCACGGAACCCGACGGATACATTAATTATGTGAAGGGTGCCAACATTGCCGGATTTATGAAAGTAGCTCACGCAATGATGGGACAAGGCGTTATTTAGAAGACTTTGTTTAGTTGTATTTGTATTTGTGGTTTGCGCTGCTCGCCCCCTGTGACAGGACGCGGGTAGCGCTATTTTTTTGAAATTAACAATATTTTCGCTGGAATTAATTATCTTTGTGGCATAATAGGTTAAATAATGGTTTGTGAATTTATTATATCAAATCAATAACTCACAACTAATAATCTACCATTACCAGTTTTGTAATTAATAATCATGTAATAAATAAAAAATGCTACAACCCGAATTGAAATTTCGCCGTGACAAGATTCGCAGTCTGATGGTGTCACAGGGCATTGATGCCGCACTTATTACTTGTAATACAAATTTAATTTACACGTATGGCTGTGTAGTCAGTGGCTATCTTTACCTTCCCCTTCATTCGCCTGCACTCTTGTTTTTCAAACGCCCTAATACTATCACAGGAGAACATTCGTTCCCTATTCGCAAACCGGAACAAATCGTTGACCTGTTGAAAGAACAAGGATTGCCGATGCCAACCAAACTGATGTTAGAAGGTGACGAGCTCCCTTATACGGAATATTGCCGTCTGGCCAGCCTGTTTCCGGAAGCAGAAGTTGTAAATGGCACCCCGTTGATTCGTCAGGCACGCAGCGTAAAAACACCTGTAGAAATTGAAATGTTCCGCCGTTCGGGCATTGCCCACGCCAAGGCATACGAGCAGATTCCAAGCGTATATTGCCCCGGTATGACAGACATTGAGTTTTCCATTGAAATAGAACGCCTGATGCGCCTGCAAGGTTGCCTCGGAATTTTCCGGGTATTCGGACGCAGCATGGAAATATTCATGGGTAGCGTACTGACCGGAGACAACGCCGGATACCCCTCTCCTTATGATTTTGCTTTAGGTGGACAAGGACTTGATCCTGCTTTGCCGGGAGGAGCGAATAAAACTCCGCTAAAGGAAGGTCAGAGTGTTATGGTGGATTTGGGAGGTAATTTCAACGGCTATATGAACGACATGAGCCGTGTATTCTCAATAGGCAAGCTGCCCGAAGAGGCTTACACCGCCCATCAGGTTTGTTTGGACATTCAAGAAAAGATTGCTTCCATCGCCAAACCGGGCATTGCTTGCGAAGTGCTCTATGACACAGCTGTCGAAGTAGCCAAAGAAGCCGGATTTGCCGACAAGTTCATGGGAACAGGACAACAAGCCAAGTTTATCGGCCACGGTATCGGACTCGAAATTAATGAAGCTCCGGTATTGGCTCCCCGCATGAAACAACAATTAGAACCGGGAATGGTCTTTGCTCTCGAACCGAAAATCGTTATTCCGGGTGTAGGTCCCGTAGGTATTGAAAACTCTTGGGTAGTAACCAATGAAGGAGTAGAAAAACTGACAAACTGCAATGAAGAAATCATTGAATTAAGTTAAACAAGTGCGGTTTTAAATTAAAACTAGTTCGTTTCGATACGGTTTTTGATTCTTTTCACCACAGAGAACACTAAGGAAACAGAGGTTACAGTCATCTCTGAATTAGGATTTTGAAGCCTTTGTCTTCTCTGTGTCCTTTGTGTCCTCTGTGGTGAAATAATTCATTTATAAAATAGATATGAACTATTCAACTACCCCTATATCAGCGCACCGGCGTCAGCCCCATCTTCTTAGCCCGCTCCAGCATGAAAGCATGAGCAGCCTCATATTCGTTCGGAATCACTCCATCCAAGATAGCATCCTTTATAGCACTTTTCAGAGCACCGACTTCACGACAAGGTTCCAAACCGAAAGTCTCCATAATTTCTTCTCCGCTCACGGGTGGCTGGAAGTTACGGACACGGTCTTTCTCTTCCAAATCCTTCAGTTTTTGTCGAACCAACTGGAAGTTATTCAGGAAACGTTGCTTACGTTCCATATTCTTGGAAGTAATATCCGCTTCGCAGAGCATCATCAAATCGTCAATGTCATCTCCCGCTTCAAAGAGCAGACGGCGTACAGCCGAGTCTGTCACCACATCATCCGCGATAACAATCGGACGCATGTGCAGGCTAACTAGCTTCTGTACATACTTCATCTTCTCATTCATTGGCAGTTTCATTTTACGGAAGATATTCGGAATCATCTTTTCACCAATAAAGTTATGGTTGTGGAACGTCCATCCCGCTTTAGGCTCCCAACGTTTCGTGACAGGCTTGGCAATGTCATGCAGCA
The Bacteroides caecimuris DNA segment above includes these coding regions:
- the gdhA gene encoding NADP-specific glutamate dehydrogenase, which gives rise to MNIQKIMSSLEAKHPGESEYLQAVKEVLLSIEDIYNQHPEFEKAKIIERLVEPDRIFTFRVTWVDDKGEVQTNLGYRVQFNNAIGPYKGGIRFHASVNLSILKFLGFEQTFKNALTTLPMGGGKGGSDFSPRGKSDAEIMRFCQAFMLELWRHLGPDMDVPAGDIGVGGREVGYMFGMYKKLTREFTGTFTGKGLEFGGSLIRPEATGFGGLYFVNQMLQAKGIDIKGKTVAISGFGNVAWGAATKATELGAKVITISGPDGYIYDPDGISGEKIDYMLELRSSGNDIVAPYAEQYPNATFVEGKRPWEVKADIALPCATQNELNGEDAQNLIKNDVLCVGEISNMGCTPEAIDLFIEHKIMYAPGKAVNAGGVATSGLEMSQNAMHLSWSAAEVDEKLHAIMHGIHAQCVKYGTEPDGYINYVKGANIAGFMKVAHAMMGQGVI
- a CDS encoding M24 family metallopeptidase — translated: MLQPELKFRRDKIRSLMVSQGIDAALITCNTNLIYTYGCVVSGYLYLPLHSPALLFFKRPNTITGEHSFPIRKPEQIVDLLKEQGLPMPTKLMLEGDELPYTEYCRLASLFPEAEVVNGTPLIRQARSVKTPVEIEMFRRSGIAHAKAYEQIPSVYCPGMTDIEFSIEIERLMRLQGCLGIFRVFGRSMEIFMGSVLTGDNAGYPSPYDFALGGQGLDPALPGGANKTPLKEGQSVMVDLGGNFNGYMNDMSRVFSIGKLPEEAYTAHQVCLDIQEKIASIAKPGIACEVLYDTAVEVAKEAGFADKFMGTGQQAKFIGHGIGLEINEAPVLAPRMKQQLEPGMVFALEPKIVIPGVGPVGIENSWVVTNEGVEKLTNCNEEIIELS